A part of Mesotoga infera genomic DNA contains:
- a CDS encoding tripartite tricarboxylate transporter substrate binding protein yields MKKFLVFLVIALMASSVLFGVDYPRKPVSVVCPWGAGGGTDRVARYVADELSKALGQPFTVVNRTGGGGAVGHSAGVYAAPDGYTITLVTLEIANMHWLGLTTITYEDFDYIAQFNEDAAGVIVA; encoded by the coding sequence GTGAAGAAGTTTCTAGTTTTTCTAGTAATCGCCCTGATGGCTTCATCGGTGTTATTCGGTGTAGACTATCCAAGAAAACCAGTATCTGTAGTCTGCCCCTGGGGTGCAGGTGGCGGAACTGATCGCGTCGCGAGATACGTTGCAGACGAGTTAAGCAAAGCTCTTGGTCAGCCCTTCACAGTTGTGAACAGAACCGGGGGCGGCGGGGCAGTAGGACACAGCGCCGGAGTGTATGCAGCACCAGATGGCTACACTATTACGCTGGTGACTCTAGAGATAGCCAATATGCACTGGCTTGGCCTGACGACGATAACTTACGAAGACTTCGACTACATTGCACAGTTCAATGAAGACGCAGCAGGTGTTATCGTTGC
- a CDS encoding sugar kinase, whose translation MKPEVLSFGEPLAAFYSKDRRSLSKAGEFDMTWGGDTSNVALGISKLGHTSGYITKVGDDAFGEGFLDLWKSNGVDTTNVIIDSDRLTGMYFASFIGEKHEFIYRRKDAAASTYSVDDARDVDFEGVRILHLSGVSQAISRQCLEASLVLMKRARENGAVISFDLNYRGKLWSSELAKSVYLSVISRYADIVSLNDEEQEVLGIKGDPEDAANYLLELGPKVVALRCGVKGAVIATRKKSVKGKAKKVEVADTVGAGDTFTASLLCCYLEDRNEEDSLQFALSAAALTCTKTGSTEGQPSKKQVLDFIGGNPVTQ comes from the coding sequence GTGAAACCAGAAGTCCTGAGTTTTGGTGAACCTCTTGCAGCATTTTACAGCAAAGACAGACGAAGTCTTTCAAAGGCCGGTGAGTTCGACATGACCTGGGGAGGAGACACTTCAAATGTCGCGCTCGGTATTTCAAAACTTGGTCATACATCAGGATACATAACAAAGGTTGGAGACGATGCCTTCGGAGAAGGGTTTCTTGATCTCTGGAAATCCAATGGAGTTGACACAACCAATGTTATCATTGACAGTGATCGACTAACCGGAATGTACTTCGCGAGCTTCATTGGAGAAAAACATGAGTTCATTTACAGAAGAAAGGACGCTGCAGCCAGTACTTACAGCGTGGATGACGCAAGAGACGTTGATTTTGAAGGAGTTAGAATTCTCCATCTTAGTGGCGTGTCGCAGGCGATTAGTAGGCAGTGTCTTGAAGCGAGTCTTGTGCTCATGAAAAGAGCGAGAGAGAATGGCGCAGTCATCTCATTCGATTTGAATTATCGTGGCAAACTCTGGTCCAGCGAGCTTGCGAAATCTGTATATCTGAGCGTTATTTCGAGATACGCCGATATCGTTTCTCTAAACGATGAGGAGCAGGAGGTGCTAGGTATCAAGGGCGATCCAGAGGATGCAGCCAACTACCTACTGGAACTCGGCCCGAAAGTAGTAGCCCTCAGGTGTGGAGTGAAGGGAGCCGTCATAGCGACCAGAAAGAAGAGCGTGAAAGGCAAAGCAAAGAAAGTTGAAGTAGCTGACACTGTTGGGGCCGGAGATACATTCACTGCATCTTTGTTGTGCTGTTATTTGGAAGACAGAAATGAAGAAGATTCTCTTCAGTTTGCTCTTTCTGCTGCAGCATTGACTTGCACTAAAACTGGTTCTACAGAAGGACAGCCGTCTAAGAAACAGGTTCTTGATTTTATTGGGGGAAACCCTGTTACTCAATAG
- a CDS encoding sugar kinase produces the protein MKRALGLGEIMVQMNPTEKGALRFQTLFERHVAGSEANTIIQMQRMGVECSFLTAVGADEFGKVILSSLRSEGVNTHGVVEDRSNPTGVYFVQRSYPVPDKTMVFYYRKDSAAAHFGPENLKDEYFVDLDLFLVSGITPALSDSCNQAALKSIELAKKSGAQIAFDTNIRINLLKTKENAIRILEPFVRKADILFTGAGDMAMLFGNDSEVAKEKIIEMAESAHIIVFKKGADGVEALVSGKRYSMPSYKVPVIDELGAGDACDGAFLASYLQGKSIEDSLRYANVAGAITVSLKGDIEPLPDWQAIETFLNVHGAGEKRLLR, from the coding sequence GTGAAGAGAGCTCTCGGACTTGGAGAGATAATGGTTCAAATGAACCCGACTGAAAAGGGTGCTCTCAGGTTTCAGACCCTTTTTGAGAGACATGTGGCAGGTTCCGAAGCAAATACAATAATACAGATGCAGCGAATGGGTGTAGAGTGTTCGTTTCTTACAGCCGTTGGAGCAGACGAATTCGGAAAAGTGATCCTCTCTTCACTCCGGTCCGAGGGAGTCAATACACATGGTGTGGTTGAAGATAGAAGTAATCCGACCGGCGTGTATTTTGTCCAGAGGAGCTACCCCGTCCCAGATAAGACCATGGTCTTCTACTACCGCAAAGATTCGGCAGCCGCGCATTTTGGACCGGAAAACTTGAAGGACGAGTATTTCGTTGATCTGGACCTCTTCCTCGTTAGCGGGATTACTCCTGCGCTTAGTGATAGCTGTAATCAAGCCGCTCTGAAAAGCATTGAACTGGCGAAAAAATCCGGAGCTCAAATCGCTTTCGATACAAATATCAGGATCAATTTGCTCAAGACGAAAGAAAACGCAATTAGGATACTTGAACCATTCGTTAGAAAGGCAGACATTCTCTTTACGGGCGCCGGCGATATGGCGATGCTCTTCGGTAATGATTCAGAAGTGGCAAAAGAAAAGATAATCGAAATGGCAGAATCGGCCCATATTATTGTTTTCAAGAAGGGCGCCGACGGAGTGGAAGCCTTGGTAAGTGGTAAGAGGTATTCAATGCCTTCATACAAGGTCCCGGTGATCGATGAGTTGGGGGCCGGCGATGCCTGTGATGGAGCCTTTCTCGCAAGTTATCTTCAGGGTAAGAGCATTGAAGATTCGCTTAGATATGCGAATGTTGCCGGTGCAATAACGGTCAGCTTGAAGGGCGATATTGAACCTTTGCCCGACTGGCAAGCAATCGAAACCTTCCTGAACGTACACGGGGCAGGCGAGAAGAGGCTACTGAGGTGA
- a CDS encoding dihydrodipicolinate synthase family protein: MGAFKGIIPPVLTTFDSEGKIDEKRYLNLIDFLSKKVHGLFVCGTYGGGPLMTVDERKKVTELAIKGAADRVPVIAHIGSSNPDDIFELAKHAEHVGAKAVATVVPFYFPYSQADIVRFFKKLVETTALPVFIYNNPKTTGVTIDIETLKKLKDVGLYGIKDSTFDLLYFYGVKFNMNMDNFCYISGTEAFIMPSIPLGADAAICGLANALPEPVVELFDKSIEGDYEKALELQLRVNKLRDIQHYAQSIPAIHAMLKMRGIDSGYPRHPYALVSDSVYQKIENALKEMNAL, translated from the coding sequence ATGGGAGCTTTTAAAGGCATTATTCCACCAGTACTGACAACATTTGATTCAGAGGGAAAAATTGATGAGAAACGGTATCTGAATCTCATAGATTTCCTTTCCAAAAAGGTTCACGGTCTCTTTGTTTGTGGTACTTACGGTGGTGGGCCGCTCATGACTGTGGATGAACGTAAGAAGGTAACTGAACTTGCAATCAAGGGGGCAGCAGACCGAGTACCGGTAATCGCTCACATTGGCTCAAGCAATCCGGATGATATCTTCGAACTTGCTAAACATGCCGAACACGTTGGCGCCAAGGCCGTTGCAACGGTGGTACCCTTCTATTTCCCGTACTCTCAGGCCGATATAGTTAGATTCTTCAAGAAACTCGTAGAGACAACGGCTCTTCCCGTATTCATATACAACAATCCGAAAACAACCGGAGTAACGATAGATATCGAGACTCTAAAGAAACTGAAAGACGTAGGCCTTTACGGAATAAAGGATAGCACGTTTGACCTTCTCTATTTCTACGGAGTAAAGTTCAACATGAACATGGACAACTTCTGTTATATAAGCGGCACAGAAGCCTTCATCATGCCCTCGATACCGCTTGGTGCAGATGCTGCTATCTGCGGACTGGCGAACGCTCTTCCTGAACCGGTAGTCGAACTATTTGACAAAAGCATTGAAGGTGATTATGAGAAGGCACTCGAGCTTCAGCTGAGAGTGAATAAACTTAGAGATATTCAACACTATGCTCAGAGCATTCCTGCGATTCATGCAATGTTGAAAATGAGAGGTATTGATTCCGGATATCCCAGGCACCCTTATGCTCTTGTGTCGGATTCAGTTTATCAGAAGATCGAAAACGCTCTGAAAGAAATGAATGCGCTCTAG
- a CDS encoding MurR/RpiR family transcriptional regulator, producing MRVVYLGTLLDRIARESADFTPTMKRIADAILQNPSETVNLSITQLMNRSKVGSESTVVRFYRQLGYESFHEFKVTLASEIAGSAFYHPYEDISIDDTPSDVVGKIFNGCIMALKKNSEGPIGRAITEAVDLIENSRRIICIGYGVSGSIANNLSFKLNLLGKDAIYCPDSHTNAVTLSKLGKDDCVFAISQSGESKDVVLPLQKVKNTVKIIALTGFADATLAKIADLCIIAAVPEEMNLRTDAIVSRCVQMVVVDSLFACLAVREGEESLDTLSLSRRSLSYLKF from the coding sequence ATGAGGGTGGTTTATTTGGGAACTCTTCTCGACAGAATAGCTAGAGAAAGCGCCGACTTCACACCAACGATGAAGAGAATTGCTGATGCGATTCTTCAGAACCCCTCCGAAACCGTTAATCTTTCAATAACTCAGCTTATGAATAGATCGAAAGTGGGGAGTGAATCAACGGTTGTAAGGTTTTACAGACAGCTAGGATATGAAAGCTTTCATGAATTCAAGGTCACTTTAGCATCTGAAATCGCCGGATCGGCTTTTTATCATCCTTATGAGGATATTTCGATAGATGACACGCCATCAGATGTTGTCGGAAAGATTTTCAACGGATGCATTATGGCTTTGAAAAAGAACTCAGAGGGGCCAATCGGTAGAGCAATAACCGAAGCAGTAGACTTGATTGAGAATAGCAGAAGAATAATATGTATTGGATATGGTGTTTCCGGCTCTATTGCTAATAATTTGTCTTTCAAGCTGAATCTTCTCGGAAAAGATGCTATTTATTGTCCCGATTCACATACGAATGCCGTTACACTTTCAAAACTGGGGAAGGATGATTGTGTCTTTGCAATCTCTCAGTCGGGGGAGAGCAAAGACGTGGTTTTACCTCTTCAAAAAGTGAAGAATACGGTGAAAATCATCGCGCTTACAGGATTTGCCGATGCGACCCTGGCAAAGATCGCAGATCTCTGCATCATAGCTGCCGTCCCTGAAGAAATGAATTTGCGCACTGACGCAATCGTTTCCAGATGTGTTCAAATGGTAGTTGTCGACTCCCTCTTTGCTTGTCTCGCTGTAAGAGAGGGCGAGGAATCACTCGATACTCTTTCGTTATCTAGAAGATCATTATCATATCTAAAATTCTAA